In a single window of the Nilaparvata lugens isolate BPH chromosome 1, ASM1435652v1, whole genome shotgun sequence genome:
- the LOC111047512 gene encoding uncharacterized protein LOC111047512 — MYFEGRRFGNITPWILIILFAENEVGHCLKLTNFEVPSLAEYGSSVTLTCEFDVGSAALNSVKWYRDEHEFFRFAPEIHPTDTQIFPLDGINLDKSISDQNHVTLMHLSFSSSGSYKCEVSTDMPDFKITYRSKNLTVISSPKWGPNITGLSPYYAAGQMINVNCSVGLSYPEPRIFWHINGRKVGWHEYDFKFHREGMLVSTWSTLNYGTVMDDFQNKNKIEIQCGYILGAMNVTEKSVSLTSRLMSKNVQESALQSLQSSGVACASHTLYQLLAMTCILLYQNQW, encoded by the exons TTGGACACTGCTTGAAGCTGACTAACTTCGAAGTTCCGAGCCTGGCGGAGTATGGCAGTTCGGTTACACTGACTTGCGAGTTTGACGTGGGTTCAGCTGCTCTGAACTCGGTCAAGTGGTACAGGGATGAGCATGAGTTCTTCAGGTTCGCACCCGAAATTCATCCCACTGACACTCAGATATTCCCACTGGACGGTATCAACCTTGAT AAAAGTATATCCGATCAGAACCATGTCACTTTGATGCATCTTTCCTTCAGCAGTTCAGGATCCTATAAGTGCGAGGTTTCAACGGATATGCCTGATTTTAAAATTACTTATAGGAGCAAAAATCTAACTGTGATCT CCTCTCCCAAATGGGGTCCCAACATCACTGGGTTGTCACCTTATTATGCAGCCGGACAAATGATAAATGTAAACTGCAGTGTGGGTCTTTCTTATCCAGAGCCAAGAATCTTTTGGCATATAAATGGGAGAAAG GTGGGATGGCATGAGTACGATTTCAAATTCCACAGAGAAGGAATGCTAGTATCTACTTGGTCAACTTTGAACTATGGAACTGTCATGGAtgattttcaaaacaaaaataaaattgagatTCAGTGTGGATACATATTGGGCGCTATGAATGTGACTGAGAAAAGCGTCAGCCTCACCAGTCGATTGATGTCAAAGAATGTACAGGAGAGTGCGTTGCAAAGCCTGCAGAGTTCAG GTGTCGCATGCGCCAGCCACACTCTGTATCAATTGTTGGCGATGACGTGCATTCTCCTCTATCAAAACCAATGGTGA